TCATTCGTTATGATGAAGATAGAACCGATCGCTCAGCCCCTGCGGCATGGAATTTATATAGACGGTATGTAGGCGAGCCTGATGAAGACTTTTATGATGATCATGATTTTGGGATGGATTTAGCCAATACACGTGAACATTATATCGATGTTGAAAACGAGCATGGTCAAAGCTTGGGAGAGCATTTATATTATGGATATTGGTGGTTCCACGGAGCATCAAGTATGCCTGGACGTACGGATTTCTTTATCGCAGATACAAGGATTCCTTATGGCAGTGGGTCTGCACGGGGTAGGTTCCGTTTTGTATTCTCACCTGAAAAACGTTTAGTGTATTTCACAGAAGATCACTTTGATAGCTACACATTACTTTATGGAAATGCGGATGATTAAATAATGTATAAACCAGTTTAGTGAACCCATTAAACTGGTTTTTTAATGCATTTAAAGAACTATAGGATATAGTTTTAACTGTGTTATAATACGGCTAAAGAAAAGAGGGCTATGGTATGGTAAAATTTGGAGTAATTGGCGCAGGAAACATTTCAAAAAAATTTTTATATACGCTTAATGCATTAAAGATAACACCTTATGCTATTGCCTCTAGAGATTATAAAAAAGCCTTAAGTTATCAAAAAGAATACAATATAAAAAAAGCATACGGTAGTTATCATGATTTAGTAGCAGATCCCTTAGTAGAAGCGGTTTACATTGCGACACCCCATAG
This is a stretch of genomic DNA from Methanocalculus natronophilus. It encodes these proteins:
- a CDS encoding Gfo/Idh/MocA family oxidoreductase; the protein is MVKFGVIGAGNISKKFLYTLNALKITPYAIASRDYKKALSYQKEYNIKKAYGSYHDLVADPLVEAVYIATPH